A genome region from Streptomyces sp. S4.7 includes the following:
- a CDS encoding bifunctional adenosylcobinamide kinase/adenosylcobinamide-phosphate guanylyltransferase codes for MELTLLGTGAPDGLPRPHCPCAACATARGPFARAATALLVDGALLLDLTPGAALAAARAGHSLNGVRQVLLTHPHDGPPVELPAGLPTAGRVADGRVLTLISGHRVRAVPMDSPGTGYEVTAPGGERLLYLPPGGAPAGLPTGNGNGEAAGTGRSGARAARDAAPAPYDMLLADVIGRPDAAARLRAAGSVGPTTDVIAVHIGHDVPPGDELDRRLAAAGARAVPDGTTLTVGEYHAVPDLPRRTLVTGGARSGKSYEAERRLAAFPGVLYVATGGTREGDPEWRARVLAHRDRRPGSWRTAETCDLAPLLAGEGPPLLVDCLSLWLTDAMDRVDAWDDAAWAAGGEEALRERTGELVGAVRATRRTVVLVTNEVGSGVVPATASGRRFRDELGRLNAAVAAECAHVLLVVAGQAIALRG; via the coding sequence GTGGAACTGACTCTGCTCGGCACCGGAGCCCCCGACGGACTCCCCCGCCCCCACTGCCCCTGCGCCGCGTGCGCCACCGCCCGCGGCCCCTTCGCGCGGGCGGCGACCGCGCTGCTCGTGGACGGTGCGCTGCTGCTCGACCTCACCCCGGGCGCCGCGCTCGCCGCCGCCCGGGCCGGGCACTCGCTCAATGGCGTACGGCAGGTGCTGCTCACGCATCCGCACGACGGCCCGCCCGTCGAGCTGCCCGCCGGACTGCCGACGGCCGGCCGGGTCGCGGACGGGCGGGTGCTGACGCTGATCAGCGGGCACCGGGTGCGCGCCGTGCCGATGGACTCCCCCGGCACGGGGTACGAGGTGACGGCGCCGGGCGGCGAGCGGCTGCTGTATCTCCCGCCGGGCGGCGCCCCCGCGGGACTCCCGACCGGCAACGGGAACGGCGAAGCCGCCGGGACGGGCCGCTCCGGCGCCCGCGCCGCGCGGGACGCGGCGCCCGCGCCGTACGACATGCTCCTCGCCGATGTGATCGGCCGCCCCGACGCGGCGGCCCGGCTGCGCGCAGCCGGATCGGTCGGCCCGACCACCGATGTCATCGCCGTCCATATCGGCCACGACGTGCCGCCCGGCGACGAGTTGGACCGCAGGCTGGCGGCGGCGGGCGCGCGGGCCGTGCCGGACGGGACGACGCTGACGGTCGGCGAGTACCACGCCGTACCCGATCTGCCGCGCCGCACCCTGGTGACGGGCGGCGCGCGCTCCGGGAAGTCCTACGAGGCGGAGCGGCGGCTGGCCGCGTTTCCCGGCGTGCTGTACGTGGCGACGGGCGGCACGCGGGAGGGCGACCCGGAGTGGCGGGCCAGGGTCTTGGCGCACCGCGACCGCCGGCCGGGGTCCTGGCGGACCGCCGAGACCTGCGACCTGGCGCCGCTGCTCGCCGGTGAGGGCCCTCCCCTGCTCGTCGACTGTCTGTCGCTGTGGCTGACGGACGCGATGGACCGGGTGGACGCCTGGGACGACGCGGCGTGGGCCGCGGGCGGCGAGGAGGCGCTGCGGGAGCGGACGGGCGAACTGGTCGGCGCCGTGCGCGCGACGCGCCGCACGGTGGTCCTGGTGACCAACGAGGTCGGTTCGGGTGTGGTGCCCGCGACGGCCTCCGGCAGGCGTTTCCGGGACGAGTTGGGGCGGCTGAACGCGGCCGTGGCCGCCGAGTGCGCACACGTCCTGCTGGTCGTCGCCGGGCAGGCGATCGCACTGCGCGGCTGA
- a CDS encoding PspA/IM30 family protein, which translates to MSGVMKRMGMIFRAKANKALDRAEDPRETLDYSYQKQLELLQKVRRGVADVATSRKRLELQLNQLQGQSTKLEDQGRKALALGREDLAREALSRRAALQQQVTDLETQHTTLQGEEEKLTLAAQRLQAKVDAFRTKKETIKATYTAAQAQTRIGEAFSGISEEMGDVGMAIQRAEDKTAQLQARAGAIDELLASGALDDHSGLAKDDIAAELDRISGGTDVELELQRMKAELAGGSSSQQAIEGGAADRQDDAQSSGTPNKFDKS; encoded by the coding sequence ATGAGCGGTGTGATGAAACGTATGGGAATGATCTTCCGCGCGAAGGCCAACAAGGCCCTGGACAGGGCTGAGGATCCGCGCGAAACCCTCGACTACTCGTACCAGAAGCAGCTTGAGCTGCTTCAGAAGGTACGGCGCGGTGTCGCCGATGTGGCCACGTCGCGCAAGCGGCTGGAACTGCAGCTGAACCAGCTCCAGGGCCAGTCCACCAAGCTGGAGGACCAGGGCCGCAAGGCACTGGCGCTCGGCCGTGAGGATCTGGCGCGTGAGGCGCTGTCCCGTCGCGCCGCGCTCCAGCAGCAGGTCACCGATCTGGAGACGCAGCACACCACGCTGCAGGGCGAGGAGGAGAAGCTCACTCTCGCGGCCCAGCGTCTCCAGGCCAAGGTCGACGCCTTCCGTACGAAGAAGGAGACCATCAAGGCCACCTACACGGCCGCGCAGGCGCAGACTCGGATCGGGGAGGCCTTCTCGGGCATCTCCGAGGAGATGGGCGACGTCGGCATGGCCATCCAGCGTGCCGAGGACAAGACCGCGCAGCTCCAGGCACGGGCCGGCGCGATCGACGAGCTGCTCGCGTCCGGCGCCCTGGACGACCACTCGGGGCTGGCCAAGGACGACATCGCCGCCGAGCTGGACCGGATCTCCGGTGGTACGGATGTAGAGCTGGAGCTTCAGCGGATGAAGGCCGAGCTGGCCGGCGGATCGTCGTCGCAGCAGGCCATCGAGGGTGGTGCGGCCGACCGGCAGGACGACGCGCAGTCCTCGGGGACTCCGAACAAATTCGACAAGAGCTAA
- a CDS encoding DUF3043 domain-containing protein — translation MFRSRSKDEKAPTGKVTADLSTQTRDPQAPKGRPTPKRSEAQTQRRRASTTPTDRKSAMKKQREARRIDLAKQRQALASGDERYLPARDKGPVRRFVRDYVDARFCMAEFFLPLAVIILVLSMVRVGQLQNIALLLWLGIIVLIVVDSIGIWIRLKKQLAIRFPDEPKRGAIAYALMRTLQMRRLRLPKPQVKRGDRP, via the coding sequence GTGTTCCGTAGCCGCTCCAAGGACGAGAAGGCCCCCACCGGCAAGGTGACGGCGGACCTCTCCACGCAGACCCGTGACCCGCAGGCCCCGAAGGGCCGCCCGACCCCCAAGCGCAGTGAGGCCCAGACACAACGTCGCCGTGCCTCGACGACGCCGACCGACCGCAAGTCGGCGATGAAGAAGCAGCGCGAGGCGCGCCGTATCGATCTGGCGAAGCAGCGTCAGGCGCTGGCCAGCGGTGACGAGCGCTATCTGCCGGCCCGTGACAAGGGTCCGGTGCGCCGCTTCGTCCGCGACTACGTGGACGCGCGCTTCTGCATGGCCGAGTTCTTCCTGCCGCTCGCCGTGATCATCCTCGTACTGAGCATGGTCCGCGTCGGTCAGCTCCAGAACATCGCGCTGCTGCTCTGGCTGGGCATCATCGTGCTGATCGTCGTCGACTCCATCGGCATCTGGATCCGGCTGAAGAAGCAGCTCGCCATCCGCTTCCCGGACGAGCCCAAGCGCGGCGCCATCGCCTACGCCCTGATGCGTACGCTCCAGATGCGCCGACTGCGTCTGCCCAAGCCGCAGGTCAAGCGCGGGGACCGGCCCTGA
- a CDS encoding ABC transporter ATP-binding protein, which translates to MGGAGKTPKLSAGETWRALYGHFRPHRWTVALGALFTLVGAATGLAQPLAAKALVDRLGENGSITGVLLLLAALVVVGTAVEAVGSYILERTAESVVLAARRTLIGRLLRLRLPEVERTQPGDLMSRVTSDTTLLRAVTTQSIVSAATGGLSFIATIVLMGFMDPVLLGVTLGVIVLIGGAFALVLPKIAQATRRSQEAVGRISTVLERAFGAFRTLKASGAEEREAAIVETAARDAWRHGVNSAKWQSLTASSVGLAVQVSFLAVLGIGGARVASGAISISTLIAFLLFLFYLIDPVSRLVDAASQYQVGTAAIARIIEAERLETEQVEPPEEASADGARAAASVVFDDVTFRYRDGLPLVHHGVSFEVPGAGMTAFVGPSGAGKTTVFGLIERFYEATGGRILIDGRDVRDWPLGELRAAIGYVEQDAPVLAGTLRENLLFAAPGATDEQIRDILVRTRLAGVVERLPDGLGTLVGHRGSKLSGGERQRVAIARALLRAPRLLLLDEATSQLDAVNEMALRDVVAEVAGDVTVLVVAHRLSTVTLADRIVVMDAGRVRAVGTHEELVRDDPLYGELAATQFLASAG; encoded by the coding sequence ATCGGCGGCGCCGGGAAGACTCCGAAACTGTCCGCCGGGGAGACCTGGCGGGCCCTGTACGGGCACTTCCGGCCGCACCGGTGGACCGTGGCCCTCGGCGCGCTCTTCACCCTCGTCGGCGCCGCCACGGGGCTCGCGCAGCCGCTCGCGGCCAAGGCCCTGGTCGACCGGCTCGGTGAGAACGGTTCGATCACCGGGGTCCTGCTGCTGCTCGCCGCCCTGGTGGTGGTCGGCACGGCCGTCGAGGCGGTCGGCAGCTACATCCTGGAGCGGACCGCCGAATCCGTCGTCCTCGCCGCCCGGCGCACCCTCATCGGAAGGCTGCTGCGACTACGGCTCCCGGAGGTGGAGCGGACCCAGCCGGGCGACCTGATGTCCCGCGTCACCTCGGACACCACACTGCTGCGCGCCGTGACCACCCAGTCGATCGTCTCCGCCGCCACCGGCGGGCTTTCCTTCATCGCCACGATCGTGCTGATGGGGTTCATGGACCCGGTGCTGCTCGGCGTCACGCTCGGCGTGATCGTGCTGATCGGCGGCGCGTTCGCGCTCGTCCTGCCCAAGATCGCCCAGGCCACGCGGCGTTCGCAGGAGGCGGTCGGGCGGATCTCCACCGTCCTGGAACGGGCCTTCGGCGCCTTCCGCACGCTGAAGGCGTCCGGCGCCGAGGAACGGGAGGCCGCGATCGTGGAGACGGCCGCGCGGGACGCCTGGCGGCACGGCGTCAATTCCGCGAAGTGGCAGTCGCTGACCGCGTCCTCGGTCGGCCTCGCCGTCCAGGTGTCGTTCCTCGCCGTGCTCGGGATCGGCGGCGCGCGGGTCGCGTCCGGAGCGATCTCGATCTCGACCCTGATCGCCTTCCTGCTGTTCCTCTTCTATCTGATCGATCCGGTCTCACGGCTGGTCGACGCGGCGTCGCAGTACCAGGTCGGCACGGCGGCGATCGCCCGGATCATCGAGGCGGAGCGGCTGGAGACGGAACAGGTCGAACCTCCTGAGGAGGCGTCGGCGGACGGTGCTCGCGCCGCGGCCTCCGTCGTCTTCGACGACGTCACCTTCCGCTACCGCGACGGGCTTCCGCTCGTCCATCACGGCGTCTCCTTCGAGGTGCCGGGCGCCGGGATGACGGCCTTCGTCGGCCCCTCCGGTGCGGGCAAGACGACTGTGTTCGGACTGATCGAACGGTTCTACGAGGCGACGGGCGGCCGGATCCTGATCGACGGCAGGGACGTACGCGACTGGCCGCTGGGCGAACTGCGCGCGGCCATCGGCTACGTCGAGCAGGACGCGCCCGTCCTGGCGGGCACGCTCCGCGAGAATCTGCTGTTCGCCGCGCCCGGCGCCACCGACGAGCAGATCAGGGACATCCTCGTACGGACCAGGCTGGCAGGCGTCGTGGAGCGGTTGCCGGACGGGCTCGGGACACTCGTCGGGCACCGGGGCTCCAAGCTGTCCGGCGGCGAGCGTCAGCGCGTGGCGATCGCACGCGCGCTGCTGCGCGCGCCCCGGCTGCTGCTCCTGGACGAGGCGACGTCCCAGCTGGACGCGGTCAACGAGATGGCGCTGCGGGACGTGGTCGCCGAGGTGGCCGGGGACGTGACGGTGCTGGTGGTGGCCCACCGGCTGTCGACGGTCACGCTGGCGGACCGGATCGTGGTGATGGACGCGGGGCGGGTGCGGGCGGTGGGCACGCACGAGGAGTTGGTCAGGGACGATCCGCTGTACGGGGAACTGGCGGCGACACAGTTCCTGGCGTCGGCCGGCTGA
- a CDS encoding response regulator transcription factor, with protein sequence MTIRVLLADDQTLLRSAFRVLVDSEPDMEVVGEAADGAEAVALARSEKADVVLMDIRMPGTDGLAATRMISADPELDGVRVVMLTTFEVDEYVVQSLRAGASGFLGKGAEPEELLNAIRIAAAGEALLSPVATKGLIATFLAQGGSAGERPDSAAYSQRLAALTVREREVLVLVAGGHSNDEIAERLVVSPLTVKTHVNRAMAKLGARDRAQLVVIAYESGLVRPRVE encoded by the coding sequence ATGACGATCAGGGTGCTGCTGGCCGACGACCAGACACTGCTGCGCAGCGCGTTCCGGGTACTGGTGGACTCGGAGCCCGACATGGAGGTCGTGGGGGAGGCCGCCGACGGGGCCGAGGCCGTGGCACTGGCCCGCTCCGAGAAGGCCGACGTCGTCCTGATGGACATCCGCATGCCCGGTACGGACGGTCTCGCCGCCACCCGCATGATCAGCGCCGATCCGGAGCTGGACGGGGTGAGGGTGGTCATGCTGACGACCTTCGAGGTCGACGAGTACGTGGTGCAGTCGCTGCGCGCCGGCGCCTCCGGGTTCCTCGGCAAGGGCGCCGAGCCCGAAGAACTCCTCAACGCCATCCGGATCGCCGCCGCCGGTGAGGCCCTGCTGTCGCCCGTCGCGACGAAGGGGCTCATCGCCACCTTCCTCGCGCAGGGCGGGAGCGCGGGCGAGAGGCCGGACTCGGCCGCGTACTCCCAGCGGCTCGCCGCCCTGACGGTGCGCGAGCGCGAGGTACTCGTCCTCGTCGCGGGCGGCCACTCCAACGACGAGATCGCGGAGCGTCTGGTGGTCAGCCCGCTCACCGTCAAGACCCATGTCAACCGGGCCATGGCGAAACTGGGCGCCCGGGACAGGGCCCAATTGGTGGTAATCGCATACGAATCGGGCCTGGTACGTCCAAGGGTGGAGTAG
- the cobT gene encoding nicotinate-nucleotide--dimethylbenzimidazole phosphoribosyltransferase: MNLDDFSDLIERPDGGLRRDAEERRERLTVPPGALGRLDELAEWLSAAQATVPVRAIEQPRVVLFAGDHGVAALNVSARPAGGAHLLVRAVLEGESPVAVLARRAGVPVRIVDAGLDCDPELLPTEVVRHRVRRGSGRIDVEDALTIEEAEQAVRLGMAIADEEADSGTDLVVLGDLSVGGTTAAAALIAALCGTDASVVTGRGGAGIDDLAWMRKCAAIRDALRRARPVLGDQLELLATVGGADLAATTGFLLQSAVRRMPVILDGVVSAACALVGQRAAFRAPDWWLAGQVSGEPAQGKALDRMAIDPLLDHGVIVGEGTGALLALPMVRAAAALAAELPERPEPVGTEAAAAESAGIEDVT; the protein is encoded by the coding sequence CTGAATCTCGACGACTTCTCCGATCTGATCGAGCGCCCCGACGGCGGTCTGCGGCGTGACGCCGAGGAACGCCGAGAGCGGCTGACCGTCCCGCCCGGCGCGCTGGGGCGGCTCGACGAACTGGCCGAGTGGCTGTCGGCCGCCCAGGCGACCGTGCCCGTCAGGGCCATCGAGCAGCCGCGCGTGGTGCTCTTCGCCGGTGACCACGGTGTCGCCGCGCTGAACGTCTCGGCGCGCCCGGCCGGCGGCGCGCATCTGCTGGTGCGGGCGGTACTCGAGGGCGAGAGCCCGGTGGCCGTGCTGGCGCGCCGCGCGGGCGTACCGGTACGGATCGTGGACGCCGGTCTCGACTGCGATCCGGAGCTGCTTCCCACAGAGGTCGTGCGCCACCGGGTACGGCGCGGCAGCGGGCGTATCGACGTCGAGGACGCGCTGACGATCGAGGAGGCCGAGCAGGCCGTACGGCTCGGCATGGCGATCGCCGACGAGGAGGCCGACTCCGGCACGGATCTCGTCGTACTCGGCGATCTGAGTGTGGGCGGTACGACAGCGGCCGCCGCACTGATCGCGGCGCTGTGCGGCACGGACGCCTCCGTGGTCACGGGGCGCGGCGGCGCGGGGATCGACGACCTGGCGTGGATGCGCAAGTGCGCGGCGATCAGGGACGCGCTGCGCAGGGCGCGGCCGGTGCTGGGCGATCAGTTGGAACTGCTGGCGACGGTGGGCGGCGCGGATCTGGCGGCGACGACCGGGTTCCTGCTCCAGAGCGCGGTGCGGCGGATGCCGGTGATCCTGGACGGCGTCGTGTCGGCGGCGTGCGCGCTGGTCGGCCAGCGGGCGGCGTTCCGGGCGCCGGACTGGTGGCTCGCGGGCCAGGTGAGCGGGGAGCCGGCCCAGGGCAAGGCGCTGGACCGGATGGCGATCGATCCGCTGCTCGACCACGGGGTGATCGTGGGCGAGGGCACGGGGGCGCTCCTGGCACTGCCGATGGTGCGGGCCGCCGCGGCGCTGGCGGCGGAACTGCCAGAGCGGCCAGAGCCTGTCGGCACGGAGGCGGCCGCGGCGGAGAGCGCCGGCATCGAGGACGTCACCTAG
- a CDS encoding adenosylcobinamide-GDP ribazoletransferase — MSAPRSTHAAADGIRFAFGTLTALPVRVTRWDRDAARAGMLAAPLAGLVVGLCAAAVGGLLLLAGAGAPLAAVATTAVPAVLTRGLHLDGLADTADGLGSAKPADDALRIMKRSDIGPFGVITLLLVLLAQVAALTELYDEGWAYGAVAAALAAVTARLALTLAARGGVPPARPDGLGAAVAGSVPARTAVLAALLVTAVAAAACGGLFGWYGALHHALALAAGLAAAQSLLAHCARRFGGVTGDVFGALAETAATAALVVLTLG, encoded by the coding sequence ATGAGCGCCCCCCGTTCCACACACGCGGCGGCCGACGGCATACGGTTCGCCTTCGGCACGCTCACGGCGCTCCCGGTCCGGGTCACCCGCTGGGACCGCGACGCCGCCCGCGCCGGGATGCTGGCGGCGCCGCTGGCCGGTCTCGTCGTCGGCCTCTGCGCGGCCGCCGTCGGCGGTCTGCTGCTCCTTGCCGGCGCCGGCGCGCCGCTCGCCGCCGTGGCCACCACCGCCGTCCCGGCCGTGCTCACCCGGGGGCTGCATCTGGACGGTCTGGCCGACACCGCCGACGGCCTGGGCAGTGCGAAACCGGCCGATGACGCACTGCGGATCATGAAGCGGTCGGACATCGGCCCGTTCGGTGTGATCACCCTGCTGCTCGTCCTGCTGGCGCAGGTGGCCGCGCTGACGGAGCTGTACGACGAGGGCTGGGCGTACGGCGCCGTCGCCGCCGCCCTCGCGGCCGTCACCGCGCGGCTCGCCCTCACGCTGGCCGCGCGTGGCGGCGTGCCGCCCGCACGGCCCGACGGGCTGGGCGCCGCCGTCGCGGGCTCCGTGCCCGCGCGGACGGCGGTGCTCGCCGCGCTGCTGGTGACGGCGGTCGCCGCCGCGGCGTGCGGCGGCCTGTTCGGCTGGTACGGCGCCCTGCACCACGCCCTGGCCCTGGCCGCCGGTCTCGCGGCCGCCCAGTCGCTTCTCGCGCACTGCGCGCGCCGCTTCGGCGGTGTCACGGGGGACGTCTTCGGCGCTCTCGCCGAGACGGCGGCCACCGCGGCCCTGGTCGTCCTGACACTGGGCTGA
- a CDS encoding endo alpha-1,4 polygalactosaminidase, whose protein sequence is MKSPLAPVLLLVSLLLVGGCAGDTRPDAAPGREDGPNGSAGERWRPEPGLDWQWQLSGALDPTVDVPVYDIDGFDHPASAVADLHRRGRKVICYLSTGAWEDFRPDAAKFPKSLLGKGNGWEGERWLDIRRTDVLGPLMAERIDMCRKKGFDAVEPDNMDGYRNPTGFPLTAADQLRYNRLVARLAHERGLSVGLKNDLPQIPELVGDFDFAVNEQCAQYDECAGLTPFIEAGKAVFHVEYELSTREFCPETRRLKLSAMLKEYDLGVWRRAC, encoded by the coding sequence GTGAAAAGCCCGCTTGCCCCTGTCCTGCTCCTCGTGTCGCTGCTGCTCGTGGGCGGCTGCGCCGGTGACACCCGGCCCGACGCGGCCCCGGGCCGGGAAGACGGCCCCAACGGGAGCGCGGGGGAGCGCTGGCGGCCCGAGCCGGGGCTCGACTGGCAGTGGCAGCTCAGCGGCGCCCTGGACCCCACGGTCGACGTCCCCGTCTACGACATCGACGGCTTCGACCATCCCGCGTCGGCGGTCGCCGATCTCCACCGCCGGGGACGCAAGGTCATCTGCTACCTCTCCACCGGCGCCTGGGAGGACTTCCGGCCGGACGCCGCGAAGTTCCCCAAGTCCCTGCTGGGCAAGGGGAACGGCTGGGAGGGCGAGCGGTGGCTGGACATCCGCCGTACGGACGTCCTCGGCCCGCTGATGGCCGAACGGATCGACATGTGCAGGAAGAAGGGCTTCGACGCGGTGGAGCCCGACAACATGGACGGCTACCGAAACCCCACGGGATTCCCCCTCACCGCCGCCGACCAGCTCCGCTACAACCGGCTCGTGGCCCGCCTCGCGCATGAACGCGGGCTGTCCGTCGGCCTCAAGAACGACCTCCCCCAAATCCCGGAACTGGTCGGGGACTTCGACTTCGCGGTCAACGAACAGTGCGCGCAGTACGACGAGTGCGCCGGACTGACGCCGTTCATCGAGGCGGGGAAAGCGGTCTTTCACGTGGAGTACGAGCTGTCGACGCGGGAGTTCTGTCCCGAGACGAGGCGGCTGAAGCTCAGCGCGATGCTGAAGGAGTACGACCTGGGGGTCTGGCGCCGGGCCTGCTGA
- a CDS encoding sensor histidine kinase, whose product MTSLGSGFDRVRSWLRAHPLAFDAGLAAAVLVCMVAGAFAEPRSRHDALPALAQEAPGLRSVLLMVIGAGALVFRRRNPFPVLVFTGAVSVAELLMNDAVSPVAMSCVIALYTVASRTDRPTTWRVGLVTMATLTLAAMLSGPTPWYAQENLGIFAWTGMAGAAGDAVRSRRAFIDAIRERAERAERTREEEARRRVAEERLRIARDLHDVVAHHIALVNVQAGVASHVMDKRPDQAKEALAHVREASRSALNELRATVGLLRQSGDPAAPTEPAPGLALLDELVGTFRHAGLPVDVARGDPDTRLPAAVDLAAYRIIQEALTNVRKHAGPGAKAEVSVVRVGPTVEVTVLDNGSGTGEPADGSGHGLLGMRERVTALGGTLTAGPHYGGGFRTQAILPVKVRTARTGRTGEDT is encoded by the coding sequence GTGACCTCACTCGGATCCGGCTTCGACCGCGTCAGAAGCTGGCTGCGGGCCCACCCGCTCGCGTTCGACGCCGGGCTGGCCGCGGCCGTACTGGTCTGCATGGTGGCGGGCGCGTTCGCCGAACCGCGCTCACGCCACGACGCGCTGCCCGCACTGGCCCAGGAGGCCCCGGGGCTGCGCAGCGTGCTCCTGATGGTTATCGGAGCGGGCGCGCTCGTCTTCCGGCGCCGCAACCCCTTCCCCGTGCTCGTCTTCACCGGAGCCGTGAGCGTCGCCGAACTGCTGATGAACGACGCGGTGTCGCCGGTCGCGATGAGCTGCGTCATCGCCCTCTACACCGTCGCCTCGCGCACCGACCGCCCCACCACCTGGCGGGTCGGCCTGGTCACCATGGCCACACTGACGCTCGCCGCGATGCTCTCCGGACCCACCCCCTGGTACGCGCAGGAGAACCTGGGGATCTTCGCCTGGACCGGTATGGCCGGCGCCGCGGGCGACGCCGTACGCAGCCGCCGCGCCTTCATCGACGCCATCCGCGAGCGCGCCGAGCGCGCGGAACGCACCCGCGAGGAGGAGGCGCGCCGCCGGGTCGCGGAGGAGCGGCTGCGGATCGCCCGCGACCTGCACGACGTCGTCGCGCACCACATCGCGCTGGTCAACGTCCAGGCGGGCGTCGCCTCGCACGTCATGGACAAGCGCCCCGACCAGGCCAAGGAGGCACTGGCGCACGTACGCGAGGCCAGCCGCTCCGCACTCAACGAACTGCGCGCCACGGTCGGGCTGCTCCGCCAGTCCGGCGACCCGGCGGCCCCCACCGAACCGGCCCCCGGTCTCGCGCTCCTCGACGAACTCGTCGGCACCTTCCGGCACGCGGGCCTGCCCGTCGACGTGGCCCGCGGCGACCCGGACACCCGGCTGCCCGCCGCCGTCGACCTCGCGGCGTACCGGATCATCCAGGAGGCGCTGACCAATGTGCGCAAGCACGCGGGGCCCGGCGCCAAGGCCGAGGTCAGCGTCGTACGGGTCGGCCCGACCGTCGAGGTCACCGTCCTGGACAACGGCTCGGGCACCGGCGAGCCCGCCGACGGCAGCGGCCACGGCCTCCTCGGGATGCGCGAGCGCGTGACCGCCCTCGGCGGCACCCTCACCGCGGGCCCCCACTACGGGGGCGGCTTCCGTACCCAGGCGATACTTCCGGTCAAGGTCCGTACGGCGCGTACGGGCCGGACGGGGGAGGACACATGA
- a CDS encoding methyltransferase domain-containing protein: MAGLEGLRNVVRQELVSRQLDEQLTSRYPVGQRLRVLDVGMGQGTQALRLARAGHTVTGLESDPAMMAVARESLEVEPAGIRERVRLVEGDGLHTGVHFLPGSFDVVLCHGVLMYVEEPDAMLAGLARMLAPGGLLSLLVRNADALALRPGIAGDWAGALDAFDSPSYTNRIGLPVRADRLSALTATLAGIAAPLHTWYGVRVFSDNISNDAEPPPPAELERLLAAEDRAGRTEPYRRVAALLHLCGVRG, translated from the coding sequence CTGGCCGGACTGGAAGGGCTGCGCAACGTCGTCCGTCAGGAGCTGGTCTCCCGCCAGCTCGACGAACAGCTGACCTCGCGCTATCCGGTCGGACAGCGCCTGCGGGTCCTGGACGTCGGGATGGGCCAGGGCACCCAGGCCCTGCGCCTGGCGCGTGCCGGGCACACGGTGACCGGGCTGGAATCCGATCCCGCGATGATGGCGGTGGCTCGCGAATCGCTGGAGGTCGAGCCCGCCGGGATCCGTGAGCGGGTCAGACTGGTCGAGGGCGACGGCCTGCATACGGGTGTGCACTTCCTGCCGGGCAGCTTCGACGTGGTGCTCTGCCACGGAGTGCTGATGTATGTCGAGGAGCCGGACGCCATGCTCGCGGGTCTGGCCAGGATGCTGGCGCCCGGCGGACTGCTCTCACTGCTCGTACGGAACGCGGACGCGCTCGCCCTGCGGCCGGGCATCGCCGGGGACTGGGCGGGGGCGCTGGACGCCTTCGACTCCCCCTCGTACACGAACAGGATCGGTCTGCCGGTCCGCGCGGACCGGCTGTCCGCGCTGACGGCGACGCTCGCGGGGATCGCCGCTCCGCTGCACACCTGGTACGGGGTGCGCGTCTTCTCCGACAACATATCCAACGACGCCGAACCGCCCCCGCCCGCCGAACTGGAGCGGCTGCTGGCCGCGGAGGACCGGGCGGGCCGTACGGAGCCGTACCGCAGGGTCGCGGCGCTGCTGCACCTGTGCGGTGTGCGCGGGTGA